Proteins encoded within one genomic window of Thermus oshimai DSM 12092:
- the nth gene encoding endonuclease III, with amino-acid sequence MGCPREGLEEKKARAQAILKALRGAYPKARTELHHENPFQLLVATVLSAQATDKSVNQATPALFARFPTPEALAEARAEEVEPYIKRIGLYRTKARNLVALARRLVEEHGGEVPRDKKALMRLPGVGWKTATVVLGVLGVPGIAVDTHVARLARRLCLSQAKRPEKIGADLEALFPKEDWVFVHHALVLHGRYVCTARKPKCAACPLAPHCPSREGA; translated from the coding sequence GTGGGTTGCCCTAGGGAAGGCCTAGAGGAGAAGAAGGCACGGGCCCAGGCCATCCTGAAGGCCCTGAGAGGGGCCTACCCCAAGGCCCGCACGGAGCTCCACCACGAAAACCCCTTCCAGCTCCTCGTGGCCACGGTCCTTTCCGCCCAGGCCACGGACAAAAGCGTGAACCAGGCCACCCCGGCCCTCTTCGCCCGCTTCCCCACCCCAGAGGCCCTGGCGGAGGCGAGGGCGGAGGAGGTGGAGCCCTACATAAAGCGCATCGGGCTTTACCGCACCAAGGCGAGAAATCTCGTGGCCCTGGCGAGGAGGCTGGTGGAGGAGCACGGGGGGGAGGTCCCCCGGGACAAGAAGGCCCTGATGCGCCTCCCCGGGGTGGGGTGGAAGACGGCCACCGTGGTGCTGGGGGTCTTGGGGGTGCCGGGGATTGCGGTGGACACCCACGTGGCCCGCCTCGCCCGGAGGCTATGCCTTTCCCAGGCCAAGCGCCCGGAAAAGATCGGGGCCGACCTCGAGGCCCTCTTCCCCAAGGAGGACTGGGTCTTCGTCCACCACGCCCTGGTCCTCCACGGCCGCTACGTCTGCACCGCAAGGAAGCCCAAGTGCGCCGCCTGCCCGCTCGCCCCCCACTGCCCCAGCCGGGAGGGGGCGTGA
- the glp gene encoding gephyrin-like molybdotransferase Glp has translation MRTNLSVEEALELVLEEARFEPEKEVLPLPEAFGRVLAEDLVSLVDHPDQDDTAIDGYACREEDTLSASPENPVRLRVVGEAPAGKPFLGEVKRGEAVAVYTGAPIPTGADAVVRVEDTKREGEWVLLYAPASPKDIRPRGDDLKKGEVYLRRGDLLTPGRLALAAAMGHPRLPVFRRPRVGILSTGDEVVEPGEPLPFGGVYNSNAYGLLGLVREAGGEPVLLGKVPDDPKRLLAALEAALPLDLLLTSGGVSMGAYDVVRRVLEEEGEVVFWKVRQQPGGPLLLARLRGVPVLGLPGNPVSSLVTFFLYGRPFLFRLLKRTEAPYGTLKARALTPFKGAKGKKVFRRGVLSFEEGPVVRTTGNQSSGVLRSMAFGNVLVVLPPDRDLEAGEEATVIPLTFVP, from the coding sequence ATGCGGACGAACCTTAGCGTGGAAGAGGCCCTGGAACTGGTCTTGGAGGAGGCCCGCTTTGAGCCCGAAAAGGAGGTCCTTCCCCTACCCGAGGCCTTTGGCCGCGTCCTGGCGGAAGACCTGGTCTCTTTGGTGGACCACCCCGACCAGGACGACACCGCCATAGACGGCTACGCCTGCCGGGAGGAGGACACCCTCTCGGCCTCCCCGGAAAACCCCGTGCGCCTTAGGGTGGTGGGGGAGGCCCCCGCGGGGAAGCCCTTCCTGGGGGAGGTGAAAAGGGGGGAGGCGGTGGCGGTCTACACCGGGGCCCCCATCCCCACGGGGGCGGACGCGGTGGTGCGGGTGGAGGACACGAAAAGGGAAGGGGAGTGGGTCCTCCTCTATGCCCCCGCGAGCCCCAAGGACATCCGGCCCAGGGGGGACGACCTGAAGAAGGGGGAGGTCTACCTCCGCCGGGGGGACCTCCTCACCCCGGGCCGCCTGGCCCTGGCCGCGGCCATGGGCCACCCCCGCCTTCCGGTGTTCCGGAGGCCCCGGGTGGGCATCCTCTCCACGGGGGACGAGGTGGTGGAGCCGGGGGAGCCCCTGCCCTTTGGGGGGGTGTACAACTCCAACGCCTACGGGCTCCTCGGCCTGGTGCGGGAGGCCGGGGGGGAGCCCGTCCTCCTGGGGAAGGTCCCCGACGACCCCAAGCGGCTCCTTGCCGCCCTGGAAGCCGCCCTGCCCCTGGACCTCCTCCTCACCTCCGGGGGGGTGTCCATGGGGGCCTACGATGTGGTGCGCCGGGTCTTGGAGGAGGAGGGGGAGGTGGTCTTCTGGAAGGTGCGCCAGCAGCCGGGGGGGCCCCTTCTCCTGGCCCGGCTTAGGGGGGTGCCGGTTTTGGGCCTCCCCGGAAACCCCGTCTCCAGCCTGGTGACCTTTTTCCTCTACGGCCGCCCCTTCCTCTTCCGCCTCTTGAAGCGCACCGAGGCCCCTTACGGGACCCTTAAGGCCCGGGCCCTTACCCCCTTCAAGGGGGCCAAGGGGAAGAAGGTCTTCCGCCGGGGGGTGCTCTCCTTTGAGGAGGGGCCGGTGGTGCGCACCACCGGGAACCAGTCCAGCGGGGTCCTGCGCTCCATGGCCTTTGGCAACGTCCTGGTGGTCCTCCCCCCGGACCGGGACCTCGAGGCCGGGGAGGAGGCCACCGTCATCCCCTTGACTTTTGTTCCTTGA
- a CDS encoding S8 family peptidase has product MSAKPQEARRYLVVFRAETLPAGARAWAEGQGARVLKALEPIGTLVVQASPQAAQRLARDPRVLSVGVEHRYALPKREMVLETEETYGAPTPADTLYRWQWDIRRIKAPEVWARIPLEAQAQATVAILDTGIMDNHPDLQGQIVDFVATNYCQEVGGPSATPSYPKYSLWIDFDRPIDPENPCTPAPSVMYEAHGTHVAGTVAARFGGGRVVGVAPGLRLAAYKVFDRIHYTVGNEEVDDVGAFDGPIFEAILDAARKGYAVINMSLGGTLDTRNREDVAALVAWDRVMKYANQMGTVIVASAGNAGENANGVLVHIPSDLPTVISVSATGTATPLWQYPYPTPETLNAEPGQDVLAFYSNYGAAVDLAAPGGDCGLDENGVTWCARPSNERPAGWHYHLILSTVIVNETTPAYAWYAGTSMASPHVAAVAGLVKALHPTWTPGEVRAHLKATAENLGQRQLFGHGLVDADRAAR; this is encoded by the coding sequence ATGAGCGCCAAGCCCCAAGAGGCCCGGCGCTACCTGGTGGTCTTCCGCGCGGAAACCCTCCCCGCGGGGGCCCGGGCCTGGGCGGAAGGCCAGGGGGCGCGGGTGCTTAAGGCCCTGGAGCCCATCGGCACCCTGGTGGTCCAGGCCAGCCCCCAGGCGGCCCAGCGCCTGGCCCGGGACCCTCGGGTCCTCAGCGTGGGGGTAGAGCACCGCTACGCCCTCCCCAAGCGGGAGATGGTCCTGGAAACCGAGGAAACCTACGGGGCCCCCACCCCAGCGGACACCCTCTACCGCTGGCAGTGGGACATCCGCCGGATCAAGGCCCCCGAGGTCTGGGCCCGGATTCCCCTGGAAGCCCAGGCCCAGGCCACGGTGGCCATCCTGGACACCGGGATCATGGACAACCACCCGGACCTCCAAGGCCAGATCGTGGACTTCGTGGCCACCAACTACTGCCAGGAGGTGGGCGGGCCCAGCGCCACCCCCAGCTACCCCAAGTACAGCCTCTGGATAGACTTTGACCGGCCCATAGACCCTGAGAACCCCTGCACCCCCGCCCCCTCGGTGATGTACGAGGCCCACGGCACCCACGTGGCGGGCACGGTGGCCGCCCGCTTTGGGGGGGGCCGGGTGGTGGGGGTGGCCCCGGGCCTGCGCCTGGCGGCCTACAAGGTCTTTGACCGGATTCACTACACCGTGGGGAACGAAGAGGTGGACGACGTGGGCGCCTTTGACGGGCCCATCTTTGAGGCCATCCTGGACGCGGCCCGGAAGGGGTACGCGGTCATCAACATGAGCCTGGGGGGCACCCTGGACACCCGCAACCGGGAGGACGTGGCCGCCCTGGTGGCCTGGGACCGGGTGATGAAGTACGCCAACCAGATGGGCACCGTCATCGTGGCCTCCGCGGGGAACGCCGGGGAGAACGCCAACGGCGTTCTCGTCCACATCCCCTCGGACCTCCCCACGGTGATCTCCGTCTCCGCCACCGGCACCGCCACCCCCTTGTGGCAGTACCCTTACCCCACCCCCGAAACCCTGAACGCCGAGCCCGGCCAGGACGTGCTGGCCTTCTACTCCAACTACGGCGCGGCGGTGGACCTGGCCGCCCCTGGAGGGGACTGCGGCCTGGACGAGAACGGGGTCACCTGGTGCGCGAGGCCCAGCAATGAGCGCCCTGCGGGCTGGCACTACCACCTCATCCTCTCCACCGTCATCGTGAACGAGACCACCCCGGCCTATGCCTGGTACGCGGGCACCTCCATGGCAAGCCCCCATGTGGCCGCGGTGGCGGGGCTGGTGAAGGCCCTCCACCCCACGTGGACCCCGGGGGAGGTGCGGGCCCACCTGAAGGCCACCGCGGAGAACCTAGGCCAGCGCCAGCTCTTCGGCCACGGGCTAGTGGACGCGGACCGCGCGGCCCGATAA
- the proS gene encoding proline--tRNA ligase gives MAKEKGLTPQSQDFSEWYLEVIQKAELADYGPVRGTIVVRPYGYAIWENIQRELDRMFKETGHQNAYFPLFIPMSFLKKEAEHVEGFSPELAVVTHAGGEELEEPLAVRPTSETVIGYMWSKWIRSWRDLPQLLNQWGNVVRWELRTRPFLRTSEFLWQEGHTAHATKEEAEEEVRRMLGVYARLAREYAAIPVLEGLKTEKEKFAGAVYTTTIEAMMKDGKALQAGTSHYLGENFARAFDIKFQDKDLQVKYVHTTSWGLSWRFIGAIIMTHGDDQGLILPPRLAPIQAVIVPIYKDETRERVLEAAYGLRQALLQAGVRVQVDDRDQYTPGYKFHEWELKGVPYRIELGPKDLEAGEAVLASRLGGKERVPLAAFPALLPEKLTAFHEALYQRALAFREAHTRKVDDYEAFKEAVQEGFALAFHCGDKACERLIQEETTATTRCVPFEGEEEEGLCVRCGRPAAYGKRVVFAKAY, from the coding sequence ATGGCGAAGGAGAAGGGCCTCACCCCCCAAAGCCAAGACTTCAGCGAGTGGTACCTCGAGGTCATCCAAAAGGCCGAGCTCGCCGATTACGGCCCCGTGCGGGGCACCATCGTGGTCCGGCCCTACGGGTACGCCATCTGGGAGAACATCCAGCGGGAGCTGGACCGCATGTTCAAGGAGACGGGCCACCAGAACGCCTACTTCCCCCTCTTCATCCCCATGAGCTTCCTGAAGAAGGAGGCGGAGCACGTGGAGGGCTTCTCCCCCGAGCTCGCCGTGGTCACCCACGCCGGGGGGGAGGAGCTGGAGGAGCCCCTTGCGGTCCGGCCCACCTCGGAGACGGTCATCGGCTACATGTGGTCCAAGTGGATCCGGAGCTGGCGCGACCTGCCCCAGCTCCTGAACCAGTGGGGGAACGTGGTGCGCTGGGAGCTCCGCACCAGGCCTTTCCTCCGCACCAGCGAGTTCCTTTGGCAGGAGGGGCACACCGCCCACGCCACCAAGGAGGAGGCGGAGGAGGAGGTGCGCCGGATGCTCGGGGTCTACGCCAGGCTCGCCCGGGAGTACGCCGCCATCCCCGTCCTGGAGGGCTTAAAGACGGAGAAGGAGAAGTTCGCCGGGGCGGTCTACACCACCACCATCGAGGCCATGATGAAAGACGGCAAGGCCCTCCAGGCGGGCACCAGTCACTACCTGGGGGAGAACTTCGCCCGGGCCTTTGACATCAAGTTCCAGGACAAGGACCTCCAGGTGAAGTACGTGCACACCACCAGCTGGGGCCTCTCCTGGCGCTTCATCGGGGCCATCATCATGACCCACGGGGACGACCAAGGCCTCATCCTCCCCCCGAGGCTCGCCCCCATCCAGGCGGTGATCGTGCCCATCTACAAGGACGAGACCCGGGAAAGGGTGCTGGAGGCCGCCTATGGGCTTAGGCAGGCCCTCCTCCAGGCGGGGGTCCGGGTGCAGGTGGACGACCGGGACCAGTACACCCCGGGCTACAAGTTCCACGAGTGGGAGCTCAAAGGGGTGCCCTACCGGATTGAGCTCGGCCCCAAGGACCTCGAGGCCGGGGAGGCCGTTTTGGCGAGCCGCCTGGGGGGGAAGGAGAGGGTGCCCCTCGCCGCCTTCCCCGCCCTCCTTCCCGAAAAGCTTACCGCGTTCCACGAGGCCCTCTACCAACGTGCCCTGGCCTTCCGGGAGGCCCACACCCGCAAGGTGGACGATTACGAGGCCTTTAAGGAGGCGGTGCAGGAGGGCTTCGCCCTGGCCTTCCACTGCGGGGACAAGGCCTGCGAGCGGCTCATCCAGGAGGAGACCACCGCCACCACCCGCTGCGTGCCCTTTGAGGGGGAGGAGGAAGAGGGCCTTTGCGTGCGCTGCGGAAGGCCCGCGGCCTACGGGAAGCGGGTGGTCTTCGCCAAGGCCTACTGA
- a CDS encoding 2,3-bisphosphoglycerate-independent phosphoglycerate mutase, with protein MDLFPIFQELMQASESKILLVVLDGVGGLPLEPGGPTELEAARTPNLDRLAEESALGLLTPVYPGLAPGSGPGHLALFGYDPFRFLVGRGALSALGLGADFREGDVALRGNFATLAPDGTVLDRRAGRPSTEENRRVVARLQEAIPRLEDVEVHFYTESEHRFLVVLRGEGLSDAVTDTDPQKAGLKPLPARALEAGAERTARLVGLLSERIREVLRDEPKLNGALFRGASKRPSFPSMGEVYGLRAAAIASYPMYKGLASLVGMEVLPVEGEGDAHEGKLRTLRENWDRYDFFYLHFKKTDAKGEDGDFWGKVGEIERFDALLPELLALGPTVLALTGDHSTPAALKAHSWHPVPLLLKAPYLRRDEARRFTEGEALKGSLGHLRGVELMPLLLAHAGRLAKYGA; from the coding sequence ATGGACCTCTTCCCCATCTTCCAAGAACTGATGCAGGCCTCGGAGAGCAAGATCCTCCTGGTGGTCCTGGACGGGGTGGGGGGGCTGCCCCTGGAGCCCGGAGGCCCCACGGAGCTCGAGGCCGCCAGAACCCCCAACCTAGACCGCCTGGCGGAGGAAAGCGCCTTAGGCCTCCTCACCCCCGTGTACCCCGGCCTGGCCCCCGGATCGGGCCCCGGCCACCTGGCCCTTTTCGGCTACGACCCCTTCCGCTTCCTGGTGGGCCGGGGGGCCCTCAGCGCCCTGGGCCTAGGGGCGGACTTCCGGGAGGGGGACGTGGCCCTAAGGGGGAACTTCGCCACCCTGGCCCCTGACGGCACCGTGCTGGACCGCCGGGCCGGCCGGCCCAGCACGGAGGAGAACCGAAGGGTGGTGGCCCGGCTCCAGGAGGCCATCCCCCGGCTGGAGGACGTGGAGGTCCACTTCTACACGGAAAGCGAGCACCGGTTCCTGGTGGTCCTCCGGGGGGAAGGGCTTTCCGACGCGGTGACGGACACCGATCCCCAGAAGGCGGGCCTCAAACCCCTCCCCGCCCGGGCCCTGGAGGCGGGGGCGGAGCGCACCGCCCGCCTCGTGGGCCTCCTCTCCGAACGGATCCGGGAGGTGTTAAGGGACGAGCCCAAGCTGAACGGGGCCCTCTTCCGGGGGGCTTCCAAGCGCCCAAGCTTCCCCAGCATGGGGGAGGTCTACGGCCTGCGGGCGGCGGCCATCGCCAGCTACCCCATGTACAAGGGCCTGGCCAGCCTGGTGGGCATGGAGGTCCTCCCCGTGGAGGGGGAGGGGGACGCCCACGAGGGGAAGCTCAGGACCCTACGGGAGAACTGGGACCGCTACGACTTCTTCTACCTCCACTTCAAGAAGACGGACGCCAAGGGGGAGGACGGGGACTTCTGGGGGAAGGTGGGGGAGATAGAGCGCTTTGACGCCCTTCTGCCCGAGCTCCTCGCCCTAGGGCCCACGGTCTTGGCCCTCACCGGGGACCACTCCACCCCCGCGGCCCTCAAGGCCCACTCCTGGCACCCCGTGCCCCTCCTCCTCAAGGCCCCCTATCTGAGGAGGGACGAGGCCAGGCGCTTCACGGAAGGGGAGGCCCTGAAGGGAAGCCTCGGGCACCTTAGGGGGGTGGAGCTCATGCCCCTCCTCCTGGCCCACGCGGGGCGGCTCGCCAAGTACGGGGCCTAA
- a CDS encoding ASCH domain-containing protein yields MERPKLGLIVKEPYASLIVDGKKTWELRKRRARHRGPLGIVSRGWLIGQADLVGVEGPFTVEELLAHGEKHRAEEAFLRAYAGEEPLFAWVLENAFRYERPLYVPKRPGRVMFVDLSEVRP; encoded by the coding sequence GTGGAACGGCCCAAACTGGGGCTCATCGTAAAGGAGCCCTACGCCAGCCTCATCGTGGACGGGAAGAAGACCTGGGAGCTCCGCAAGCGGAGGGCCCGCCACCGGGGGCCCTTGGGCATCGTAAGCCGGGGCTGGCTCATCGGCCAGGCGGACCTGGTGGGGGTGGAGGGGCCCTTTACCGTGGAGGAGCTTTTGGCCCACGGGGAAAAGCACCGCGCGGAGGAGGCCTTCCTCCGGGCCTACGCCGGGGAGGAGCCCCTCTTCGCCTGGGTCTTGGAAAACGCCTTCCGCTACGAGCGCCCCCTCTACGTGCCGAAAAGACCCGGGCGGGTCATGTTCGTGGACCTCTCCGAGGTACGGCCATAA
- a CDS encoding MFS transporter: MRRLPARPPLPQPGGGVIPRLLLASFLWSLGANLVYFFLNFHLEALGFSREAIGLAQALLVGVGVVFALPLAWLIPKLGYLRSFYLALALALLGGGLLTLGLLPLLGVALYGLAGAALQGALPALLARVVPEGERVRVFSLQAALTTATGFLSTLLAGFLSDLLGARSVLPFALPFFLLALPFVRGVAEGQGGIPRFGGRFGLWLRLFLPNAVIAFGAGLVIPFLNLYLKEKFGLTYGATGFVFALSSLATGLAMLLQPLLVRRVGGVGAVVLVQALSLPFLAALAWAPWLSLVTLALLVRGALMNAAGPVYAALVTERLREEERPGFFLMEGALWSLLFALGSALSGMVQEALGLTAFHYLFATTLTLYALGIALWPWAFRR, translated from the coding sequence GTGCGCCGCCTGCCCGCTCGCCCCCCACTGCCCCAGCCGGGAGGGGGCGTGATACCGAGGCTCCTCCTCGCCAGCTTCCTCTGGTCCTTGGGGGCCAACCTGGTCTACTTCTTCCTGAACTTCCACCTCGAGGCCCTGGGCTTCTCCCGCGAGGCCATCGGCCTGGCCCAGGCCCTCCTGGTGGGGGTGGGGGTGGTCTTCGCCCTACCCTTGGCCTGGCTCATCCCCAAGCTGGGGTACCTGAGGAGCTTCTACCTGGCCTTGGCTCTCGCCCTTCTCGGCGGGGGGCTCCTCACCCTGGGCCTCCTCCCCCTCCTGGGCGTGGCCCTCTACGGCCTGGCGGGGGCGGCGCTCCAGGGGGCTTTGCCCGCCCTCCTCGCCCGGGTGGTGCCCGAGGGGGAGAGGGTCCGGGTCTTTAGCCTCCAGGCGGCCCTCACCACCGCCACCGGCTTCCTCTCCACCCTCCTCGCCGGCTTCCTCTCCGACCTCCTGGGGGCCCGCTCCGTCCTCCCCTTCGCCCTGCCCTTTTTCCTCCTGGCCCTCCCCTTCGTCCGTGGGGTGGCGGAGGGGCAGGGGGGCATCCCCCGGTTTGGGGGGCGGTTTGGGCTTTGGCTTAGGCTCTTCCTCCCCAACGCGGTCATCGCCTTTGGGGCGGGGCTTGTCATCCCCTTTTTGAACCTGTACCTAAAGGAGAAGTTCGGCCTCACCTACGGGGCCACGGGGTTCGTCTTCGCCCTCTCCTCCTTGGCCACGGGCCTCGCCATGCTCCTCCAGCCCCTTCTGGTGCGCCGGGTGGGAGGGGTGGGGGCGGTGGTCCTGGTCCAGGCCCTCTCCCTCCCCTTCCTGGCCGCCCTGGCCTGGGCCCCGTGGCTTTCCCTGGTGACCCTGGCCCTTTTGGTGCGGGGGGCCCTGATGAACGCCGCGGGGCCGGTCTACGCCGCGCTGGTGACGGAGCGGCTTAGGGAGGAGGAGCGCCCCGGCTTTTTCCTCATGGAAGGGGCCCTTTGGAGCCTTCTCTTCGCTTTGGGAAGCGCCCTTTCCGGGATGGTCCAGGAAGCCTTGGGCCTCACGGCCTTCCACTACCTCTTCGCCACCACCCTCACCCTCTACGCCCTGGGCATCGCCCTCTGGCCCTGGGCCTTCCGGCGCTAA
- a CDS encoding GNAT family N-acetyltransferase, protein MRVLGHRIYWRWYGEVLLEGGLLLRMSGDAAKWLRPGDRVRLETEEKKPILGFDEYALSGAFPIWPPFEKTLEHVREGPLGGEAYRYRLRVREAVYEGDFEAIAELEQYHYASEKEVVALWACPRCHRTLLANSKPLCDCGGEARLKEIRGSTPASRFLVLELRERLPFEPRILGYLRLDPPIPRMHRKTPEGVERNIRERIFPPDWFHPTYEGGADWEERLARVETAAARIARVVVHPDYRSEGFGALLVEMALAWARERGAPEGRRAKHLVYTIAQMARYHPFFERVGFRYLFDTASGRPVLAYPLTEEAQAHLERFLQEDPYARAHGGRLFRPRYGRVEGLKAPIRLEGVRKGYRSLLDLKALSKEVEEALLAFGVRARRLERLVLKGVDLTIPPGALVVLSGASGAGKTTLLRLLLGEPPEEGKVILPPGRLAAHIPGEVEEPLGDLPILERVYGEMGDVGAAIEVLNRVGLSDAVLYRARPKELSTGQRERFRLALLLAKRPDLLLIDELAAHLDVPTARRVALGLSKLLRAAGITLVAATHRPEVVQALDPDLLVYVGYGGVMAVPRRGPRT, encoded by the coding sequence ATGCGGGTCCTGGGGCACAGGATCTACTGGCGCTGGTACGGGGAGGTCCTCCTGGAGGGGGGCCTCCTCCTCCGCATGAGCGGGGACGCGGCCAAGTGGCTTAGGCCCGGGGACCGGGTGCGCCTGGAAACGGAGGAGAAAAAGCCCATTCTGGGCTTTGACGAGTACGCCCTCTCCGGCGCCTTTCCCATCTGGCCCCCTTTTGAGAAGACTTTAGAGCATGTGCGGGAAGGCCCCCTGGGAGGCGAGGCCTACCGCTACCGCCTGAGGGTGCGGGAGGCGGTCTACGAGGGGGACTTCGAGGCCATCGCCGAGCTGGAGCAGTACCACTACGCCTCGGAGAAGGAGGTGGTGGCCCTTTGGGCCTGCCCCCGCTGCCACAGGACCCTTCTCGCCAACAGCAAGCCCCTGTGCGACTGCGGGGGCGAGGCCCGCCTCAAGGAGATCCGGGGCTCCACCCCGGCGAGCCGCTTCCTGGTGCTGGAGCTCCGGGAGCGCCTCCCCTTTGAGCCCAGAATCCTCGGCTACCTCCGCCTGGACCCCCCCATCCCCCGCATGCACCGGAAGACCCCGGAAGGGGTGGAGCGGAACATCCGGGAGCGGATCTTCCCTCCGGACTGGTTCCACCCCACCTACGAGGGGGGGGCGGATTGGGAGGAAAGGCTCGCCCGGGTGGAGACCGCCGCGGCCCGCATCGCCCGGGTGGTGGTCCACCCCGACTACCGCTCGGAGGGGTTTGGGGCCCTTCTCGTGGAGATGGCCTTGGCCTGGGCCCGGGAGCGGGGGGCCCCCGAGGGGCGGCGGGCCAAGCACCTGGTCTACACCATCGCCCAGATGGCCCGCTACCACCCCTTCTTTGAACGGGTGGGCTTCCGCTACCTCTTTGACACCGCCTCGGGCCGGCCCGTCCTGGCCTACCCCCTCACGGAGGAGGCCCAGGCCCACCTGGAGCGCTTCCTCCAGGAAGACCCCTACGCCCGGGCCCACGGGGGGCGGCTTTTCCGCCCCCGCTACGGCCGGGTGGAGGGGCTTAAAGCGCCCATCCGCCTGGAAGGGGTGCGCAAGGGCTACCGGAGCCTTTTGGACCTGAAGGCCCTTTCCAAGGAGGTGGAGGAGGCCCTCCTCGCCTTTGGGGTCAGGGCCCGAAGGCTGGAGCGGCTGGTCCTGAAGGGGGTGGACCTCACCATCCCCCCCGGGGCCCTGGTGGTCCTCTCGGGGGCCAGCGGGGCGGGGAAGACCACCCTGCTCCGCCTCCTCCTGGGGGAACCCCCCGAGGAGGGAAAGGTCATCCTCCCCCCGGGCCGCCTCGCCGCCCACATCCCGGGGGAGGTGGAGGAGCCTCTTGGGGACCTCCCCATCCTGGAGCGGGTGTACGGGGAGATGGGGGACGTGGGGGCGGCCATAGAGGTCCTGAACCGGGTGGGCCTTTCCGACGCCGTGCTCTACCGGGCCCGGCCCAAGGAGCTTTCCACTGGGCAAAGGGAGCGCTTCCGCCTGGCCCTTCTCCTCGCCAAGCGGCCCGACCTCCTCCTTATCGACGAGCTCGCCGCGCACCTGGACGTGCCCACCGCCCGCCGGGTGGCCCTGGGCCTTTCCAAGCTCCTGCGGGCGGCGGGGATCACCCTGGTGGCCGCCACCCACCGGCCTGAGGTGGTGCAGGCCCTGGACCCGGACCTCCTGGTCTACGTGGGCTACGGGGGGGTTATGGCCGTACCTCGGAGAGGTCCACGAACATGA